The proteins below come from a single Necator americanus strain Aroian chromosome V, whole genome shotgun sequence genomic window:
- a CDS encoding hypothetical protein (NECATOR_CHRV.G19709.T2), whose product MIDGVPVRSEQLVKCCRLYFVFRFRGMRVRDDDNLKVLALFAKCTECRCTGFRPILDDGQGEDDGGLFLVDFKLARTVDGDALCRGCNHAIDSHAAHPVKPGKAEQEKLIQLANDTHGLHNKMSTTEDTDELHIVYQIFQLFLSALKKWSTDIDVPFGSPNFEPISVYNIVAYFAASWEETNDRKDVQRNIDLAAKLLTVMNTWKIPPPTTYHEAVPKIDRVQYRLFYSRWMYYVILPQHFKALQQYEAVEIFGQKGLLMFLRFALNQPDKFASDLVPFMTALLNFVENPPKTNMKFKTALPDGVDPPKFARHGGGGISVDGRPDFREEERTQRKRSKSESVVSSDVFIKTIVKLVNDSKDCSEDASDPTDAINLDVCRGEAARLEEKKGIIEFKVIGNSLEPFQSRETMVSLLQLQSLFSVQLPKMPKEYITRLVFDDRHRNMVLLKKGKGVIGGICFRPFPNQGFIEIVFCAITANEQVKGYGTHLMNHLKDYQVQCGNYHLLTFADEFAIGYFSKQGFSANVEMPKKLYHGYIKEYEGATLMGCQLHPQMRYTEFSSYMKSVRDIHQAMGEVKYPNKTRKYGGIEHIFRQHGGQGLRFKDIPGLENYNDDERKEKDSDLESKMKLILKKLNGDKWGWPFVVPVDGEMVPEYYEYIEYPIDLRTMSERVKSKYYVHQHLFIADLCRMFANCYSFNGVDTEYYRCGYRLNKLAYELVSKHFPDSPLRPELPEVKPSLDE is encoded by the exons ATGATTGATGGGGTTCCTGTTAGATCCGAG CAGCTGGTGAAGTGCTGTCGTCTATATTTCGTTTTTCGCTTTCGCGGA ATGCGCGTCCGTGATGATGATAACCTCAAGGTGCTCGCTCTTTTCGCGAAATGTACGGAATGTCGGTGTACCGGATTTCGCCCTATCCTCGATGACGGACAGGGCGAAGATGATGGGGGATTATTCTta GTAGACTTTAAACTTGCGCGGACCGTAGACGGTGACGCTTTGTGCAGAGGTTGCAATCACGCTATCG aCTCACACGCTGCACATCCAGTCAAACCAGGGAAAGCAGAACAGGAGAAGTTGATTCAGTTGGCCAATGATACTCACGGTTTGCATAATAAAATGTCAACAACGGAGGATACGGACGAGTTACAC ATAGTCtaccaaatttttcaattattcttGAGCGCACTGAAGAAGTGGAGCACCGATATAGATGTTCCTTTTGGATCTCCAAATTTTGAACCTATTTCGGTGTACAACATTGTCGCATACTTCGCCGCTTCTTGGGAGGAAACAAATGA TAGGAAAGATGTTCAACGCAACATAGACCTGGCCGCTAAGCTGTTAACTGTAATGAACACTTGGAAAATTCCACCACCCACAACATACCATGAAGCTG TGCCGAAGATTGATCGTGTGCAATACCGCCTTTTCTATTCACGGTGGATGTATTACGTGATATTGCCACAACATTTCAAAGCTCTGCAACAATACGAAGCAGTTGAAATATTCGGTCAAAAGGGTCTACTCATGTTCTTGAGATTCGCTTTGAATCAACCAGATAAG TTTGCTTCCGATCTTGTCCCTTTCATGACAGCACTCCTGAACTTCGTTGAAAATCCACCGAAGACCAACATGAAGTTTAAAACGGCTTTGCCAGACGGAGTAGATCCGCCAAA ATTCGCTCGCCATGGAGGAGGTGGAATTTCTGTTGACGGACGTCCGGATTTTCGTGAAGAGGAGAGAACTCAGAGAAAGAGATCGAAG TCTGAATCTGTCGTATCTTCGGATGTGTTCATAAAAACCATTGTGAAGCTCGTCAATGAT tCCAAAGATTGTTCTGAAGATGCAAGTGACCCTACAGATGCAATAAATCTCGATGTATGTCGCGGTGAAGCGGCCCGgctcgaagagaaaaaaggaattataGA GTTTAAAGTTATTGGGAATTCACTTGAGCCGTTCCAAAGTCGTGAAACTATGGTGTCCTTGTTGCAACTGCAAAGCTTATTCTCAGTTCAACTTCCAAAAATGCCGAAGGAGTATATAACTCGTTTAGTCTTTGATGACAGACACAGAAACATGGTTTTACTGAAGAAAG ggAAAGGTGTAATTGGTGGCATTTGTTTCCGACCTTTTCCAAATCAAGGGTTCATCGAGATCGTATTCTGTGCAATCACAGCCAACGAGCAg GTGAAGGGTTATGGAACGCATTTAATGAATCATCTAAAAGATTATCAAGTGCAGTGTGGAAACTATCATCTACTGACGTTCGCTGATGAATTTGCTATCGGGTATTTTAG CAAGCAAGGATTTTCTGCTAATGTGGAAATGCCAAAGAAGCTTTATCATGGCTATATAAAAGAGTATGAAGGAGCTACTTTGATGGGCTGTCAACTTCATCCTCA AATGCGTTACACTGAATTCTCGTCATATATGAAATCTGTGCGTGATATACATCAAGCGATGGGTGAGGTGAAGTATCCAAACAAGACAAGGAAGTATGGTGGGATAGAGCATATCTTCCGGCAACATG GTGGTCAAGGGCTTCGGTTCAAGGATATCCCTGGGCTAGAAAACTACAATgatgatgaaagaaaagagaaagatagTGACCTAGAAAGCAAAATGAAATTGATCTTGAAGAAGCTCAACGGTGACAAGTGGGGTTGGCCTTTTGTAGTACCAGTGGATGGAGAAATG GTTCCTGAATACTACGAATATATCGAGTACCCTATTGACTTACGGACAATGTCAGAACGGGTGAAGTCCAAGTACTATGTTCAT caacatttatttattgctgaCCTTTGTCGGATGTTTGCGAATTGCTACAGTTTCAATGGTGTGGACACGGAGTATTATAGATGCGG TTATCGGTTGAATAAACTCGCATATGAACTCGTTTCCAAGCATTTCCCTGATTCTCCTCTTCGACCGGAATTACCTGAAGTGAAGCCTTCCCTTGATGAGTAG
- a CDS encoding hypothetical protein (NECATOR_CHRV.G19709.T1) codes for MRVRDDDNLKVLALFAKCTECRCTGFRPILDDGQGEDDGGLFLVDFKLARTVDGDALCRGCNHAIDSHAAHPVKPGKAEQEKLIQLANDTHGLHNKMSTTEDTDELHIVYQIFQLFLSALKKWSTDIDVPFGSPNFEPISVYNIVAYFAASWEETNDRKDVQRNIDLAAKLLTVMNTWKIPPPTTYHEAVPKIDRVQYRLFYSRWMYYVILPQHFKALQQYEAVEIFGQKGLLMFLRFALNQPDKFASDLVPFMTALLNFVENPPKTNMKFKTALPDGVDPPKFARHGGGGISVDGRPDFREEERTQRKRSKSESVVSSDVFIKTIVKLVNDSKDCSEDASDPTDAINLDVCRGEAARLEEKKGIIEFKVIGNSLEPFQSRETMVSLLQLQSLFSVQLPKMPKEYITRLVFDDRHRNMVLLKKGKGVIGGICFRPFPNQGFIEIVFCAITANEQVKGYGTHLMNHLKDYQVQCGNYHLLTFADEFAIGYFSKQGFSANVEMPKKLYHGYIKEYEGATLMGCQLHPQMRYTEFSSYMKSVRDIHQAMGEVKYPNKTRKYGGIEHIFRQHGGQGLRFKDIPGLENYNDDERKEKDSDLESKMKLILKKLNGDKWGWPFVVPVDGEMVPEYYEYIEYPIDLRTMSERVKSKYYVHQHLFIADLCRMFANCYSFNGVDTEYYRCGYRLNKLAYELVSKHFPDSPLRPELPEVKPSLDE; via the exons ATGCGCGTCCGTGATGATGATAACCTCAAGGTGCTCGCTCTTTTCGCGAAATGTACGGAATGTCGGTGTACCGGATTTCGCCCTATCCTCGATGACGGACAGGGCGAAGATGATGGGGGATTATTCTta GTAGACTTTAAACTTGCGCGGACCGTAGACGGTGACGCTTTGTGCAGAGGTTGCAATCACGCTATCG aCTCACACGCTGCACATCCAGTCAAACCAGGGAAAGCAGAACAGGAGAAGTTGATTCAGTTGGCCAATGATACTCACGGTTTGCATAATAAAATGTCAACAACGGAGGATACGGACGAGTTACAC ATAGTCtaccaaatttttcaattattcttGAGCGCACTGAAGAAGTGGAGCACCGATATAGATGTTCCTTTTGGATCTCCAAATTTTGAACCTATTTCGGTGTACAACATTGTCGCATACTTCGCCGCTTCTTGGGAGGAAACAAATGA TAGGAAAGATGTTCAACGCAACATAGACCTGGCCGCTAAGCTGTTAACTGTAATGAACACTTGGAAAATTCCACCACCCACAACATACCATGAAGCTG TGCCGAAGATTGATCGTGTGCAATACCGCCTTTTCTATTCACGGTGGATGTATTACGTGATATTGCCACAACATTTCAAAGCTCTGCAACAATACGAAGCAGTTGAAATATTCGGTCAAAAGGGTCTACTCATGTTCTTGAGATTCGCTTTGAATCAACCAGATAAG TTTGCTTCCGATCTTGTCCCTTTCATGACAGCACTCCTGAACTTCGTTGAAAATCCACCGAAGACCAACATGAAGTTTAAAACGGCTTTGCCAGACGGAGTAGATCCGCCAAA ATTCGCTCGCCATGGAGGAGGTGGAATTTCTGTTGACGGACGTCCGGATTTTCGTGAAGAGGAGAGAACTCAGAGAAAGAGATCGAAG TCTGAATCTGTCGTATCTTCGGATGTGTTCATAAAAACCATTGTGAAGCTCGTCAATGAT tCCAAAGATTGTTCTGAAGATGCAAGTGACCCTACAGATGCAATAAATCTCGATGTATGTCGCGGTGAAGCGGCCCGgctcgaagagaaaaaaggaattataGA GTTTAAAGTTATTGGGAATTCACTTGAGCCGTTCCAAAGTCGTGAAACTATGGTGTCCTTGTTGCAACTGCAAAGCTTATTCTCAGTTCAACTTCCAAAAATGCCGAAGGAGTATATAACTCGTTTAGTCTTTGATGACAGACACAGAAACATGGTTTTACTGAAGAAAG ggAAAGGTGTAATTGGTGGCATTTGTTTCCGACCTTTTCCAAATCAAGGGTTCATCGAGATCGTATTCTGTGCAATCACAGCCAACGAGCAg GTGAAGGGTTATGGAACGCATTTAATGAATCATCTAAAAGATTATCAAGTGCAGTGTGGAAACTATCATCTACTGACGTTCGCTGATGAATTTGCTATCGGGTATTTTAG CAAGCAAGGATTTTCTGCTAATGTGGAAATGCCAAAGAAGCTTTATCATGGCTATATAAAAGAGTATGAAGGAGCTACTTTGATGGGCTGTCAACTTCATCCTCA AATGCGTTACACTGAATTCTCGTCATATATGAAATCTGTGCGTGATATACATCAAGCGATGGGTGAGGTGAAGTATCCAAACAAGACAAGGAAGTATGGTGGGATAGAGCATATCTTCCGGCAACATG GTGGTCAAGGGCTTCGGTTCAAGGATATCCCTGGGCTAGAAAACTACAATgatgatgaaagaaaagagaaagatagTGACCTAGAAAGCAAAATGAAATTGATCTTGAAGAAGCTCAACGGTGACAAGTGGGGTTGGCCTTTTGTAGTACCAGTGGATGGAGAAATG GTTCCTGAATACTACGAATATATCGAGTACCCTATTGACTTACGGACAATGTCAGAACGGGTGAAGTCCAAGTACTATGTTCAT caacatttatttattgctgaCCTTTGTCGGATGTTTGCGAATTGCTACAGTTTCAATGGTGTGGACACGGAGTATTATAGATGCGG TTATCGGTTGAATAAACTCGCATATGAACTCGTTTCCAAGCATTTCCCTGATTCTCCTCTTCGACCGGAATTACCTGAAGTGAAGCCTTCCCTTGATGAGTAG
- a CDS encoding hypothetical protein (NECATOR_CHRV.G19710.T2) → MNVMKSICCCGGEDDDGTPYERFYDESSVTPVRREDPRLNGRGIDDTDVARDATRKQMKSKEQREEEALNRILENTQHNIIDVSHLDGMTLNTSEYLARAQQYEEAIRLHDQNVSRGVNSAPRSPSRHSKRLLEDCGNKVADWLGRPGPSRDTFAEISRLTAEMHDAWYTWTCKSHRLYFRHVEYLPFVATMVATNAAFSLTSASAEIAGN, encoded by the exons ATGAATGTTATGAAATCGATCTGTTGTTGTGGCGGCGAGGATGATGATGGCACTCCATACGAGAGATTTTACGACGAATCATCAGTAACTCCAGTCAGAAGAGAGGACCCTCGTTTAAATGG GCGTGGTATTGATGATACTGACGTCGCTAGGGACGCCACACGAAAGCAAATGAAGAGTAAAGAACAGCGAGAGGAGGAAGCCTTGAATCGGATTTTGGAAAATACACAACAC AATATCATTGATGTATCCCATCTGGATGGAATGACTTTGAATACATCCGAGTACCTTGCACGCGCACAACAGTACGAGGAAGCGATCCGTTTGCATGACCAAAATGTTTCGCGTGGTGTAAACAGTGCTCCTCGGAGTCCAA GTCGACATAGTAAACGACTTCTTGAGGATTGTGGCAATAAAGTTGCCGATTGGCTTGGAAGGCCAGGACCTTCTCGAGATacttttgcagaaattagCCGTCTAACTGCTGA AATGCACGATGCT TGGTATACATGGACATGTAAAAGTCACAG GCTCTATTTTCGTCATGTGGAATATCTACCTTTTGTTGCAACAATGGTTGCCACCAACGCCGCCTTTTCCTTA ACTTCAGCCAGTGCAGAAATCGCGGGAAATTGA
- a CDS encoding hypothetical protein (NECATOR_CHRV.G19710.T1), whose product MNVMKSICCCGGEDDDGTPYERFYDESSVTPVRREDPRLNGRGIDDTDVARDATRKQMKSKEQREEEALNRILENTQHNIIDVSHLDGMTLNTSEYLARAQQYEEAIRLHDQNVSRGVNSAPRSPSRHSKRLLEDCGNKVADWLGRPGPSRDTFAEISRLTAEMHDAVNQGIQVQHKTDLVVYMDM is encoded by the exons ATGAATGTTATGAAATCGATCTGTTGTTGTGGCGGCGAGGATGATGATGGCACTCCATACGAGAGATTTTACGACGAATCATCAGTAACTCCAGTCAGAAGAGAGGACCCTCGTTTAAATGG GCGTGGTATTGATGATACTGACGTCGCTAGGGACGCCACACGAAAGCAAATGAAGAGTAAAGAACAGCGAGAGGAGGAAGCCTTGAATCGGATTTTGGAAAATACACAACAC AATATCATTGATGTATCCCATCTGGATGGAATGACTTTGAATACATCCGAGTACCTTGCACGCGCACAACAGTACGAGGAAGCGATCCGTTTGCATGACCAAAATGTTTCGCGTGGTGTAAACAGTGCTCCTCGGAGTCCAA GTCGACATAGTAAACGACTTCTTGAGGATTGTGGCAATAAAGTTGCCGATTGGCTTGGAAGGCCAGGACCTTCTCGAGATacttttgcagaaattagCCGTCTAACTGCTGA AATGCACGATGCTGTTAATCAAGGCATTCAAGTGCAGCACAAGACGGATTTAGTGGTATACATGGACATGTAA